ACAGCAGCTTGAGGCCGAAACGGGCAACCACGTTCCCCTGCTTCTCGTTCAGGCCTTTGACCGCGCCGGCAATGATGCCGATTGAGGAGAAGTTGGCAAAGGACACCAGGAATACCGATACGATTCCCACAGTGCGTTCGGACATATCCGTGAAGTTGGCCAGGTCTAGCATCGCTACGAACTCGTTCGATACCAGCTTCGTAGCCATGATGCTGCCTGCATCCACTGCCTCTTTCCAAGGTACGCCCATGACAAAAGCAAATGGGGCAAAAATGAATCCCAACAGCTCTTGGAAGGTAATCCCGAAAATCATATCAAAGATGCCGTTGATCATCGCAATCAACGCAACGAAACCGAGGAGCATCGCAGCAACGGTAATCGCTACCTTGAAGCCGTCCATGATGTATTCACCCAGCATCTCGAAGAAGGATTGCTTCTCTTCCTCCTGCACCTCCAGGATATCCTCTTCCTTCTCTACCTTGTAAGGGTTGACGATGGAAGCGATGATAAATCCGCCAAACAGGTTAAGCACAAGCGCGGTCACCACATACCGCGGCTCGATCATGGTCATGTATGCCCCGACGATCGACATCGATACGGTGGACATGGCGGAAGCACACAATGTATACATCCGATGCTTCGGAATGAGGGCAATCTGTTTTTTTACCGAAATAAACACCTCGGATTGCCCCAGAATCGCGGAAGCTACCGCATTGTAAGACTCCAGCTTGCCCATGCCGTTGACTTTACTCAAGACGAGACCGATATATCTTACGATAAACGGCAGTACCTTAATATATTGAAGTATACCAATCAATGCGGAAATAAACACGATCGGCAGCAAAACGTTCAGGAAGAACGGACCCGCACCTTCATTGGCAATGCCGCCAAACACAAACTCGATCCCGGCTCCGGCATAGCTCAGCAGCGCTTCAAACGTATTCGCTATCCCTTTAACAAGATACTCGCCGAAATTCGTGTTCAGCAGAAAAAATCCAAGGATCAGCTGCAGCACAATCATGACAGCCAGCGGACGGTAACGGATGTGGCGCTTATCATTGCTGATAAGGAACGCAAGACCGAATACGACCAGCAAACCTAGTATGGCGATTATATATTTCATCGTCGTTGTTCCCCCATAGGTGTTTTTTTGATATGACACGTCTACCGAATCATCGAAAACCGGATATTTGCAACTTCATTTAGTAGGAAGAGCTGGATTGACCGCCCTCCATAATTTTCACACCGGAGCTTGCTCCGATACGCGTTGCGCCTGCTTCGATCATGCGGTCCATATCTTCCTTGCTGCGCACGCCGCCGGAAGCCTTCACGCCGGTGTTCTCGCCAACGGTTTTGCGCATCAAGGCTACGTCTTCC
This Paenibacillus sp. JZ16 DNA region includes the following protein-coding sequences:
- a CDS encoding NupC/NupG family nucleoside CNT transporter, which gives rise to MKYIIAILGLLVVFGLAFLISNDKRHIRYRPLAVMIVLQLILGFFLLNTNFGEYLVKGIANTFEALLSYAGAGIEFVFGGIANEGAGPFFLNVLLPIVFISALIGILQYIKVLPFIVRYIGLVLSKVNGMGKLESYNAVASAILGQSEVFISVKKQIALIPKHRMYTLCASAMSTVSMSIVGAYMTMIEPRYVVTALVLNLFGGFIIASIVNPYKVEKEEDILEVQEEEKQSFFEMLGEYIMDGFKVAITVAAMLLGFVALIAMINGIFDMIFGITFQELLGFIFAPFAFVMGVPWKEAVDAGSIMATKLVSNEFVAMLDLANFTDMSERTVGIVSVFLVSFANFSSIGIIAGAVKGLNEKQGNVVARFGLKLLYGATLVSVLSATIAGLFL